TTGGCGGTGTTGGGCAGGTTCAGGCCCAGCTCGCGGGCGCCGGACAGGGCCAGGTTGAGGTCCTTCTGGTGCAGGCTGATGCGGAAGCCCGGATCGAAGGTGCCCTTGATCATGCGCTCGCCGTGCACTTCGAGGATCTTCGAGCCGGCGAAGCCGCCCATGAGTGCCTCGCGTACCTTGGCCGGGTCGGCGCCGTTCTTGGCGGCGAACAGCAGGGCTTCGGCGACGGCCTGGATGTTCAGGGCGACGATGATCTGGTTGGCGACCTTGGCGGTCTGGCCGTCACCGTTGGCGCCGACGCGGGTAATGTTCTTGCCCATGGCCTGGAACAGCGGCAGGGCGCGTTCGAAGGCGTTCGGGCAGCCACCGACCATGATGCTCAGGGTCGCGGCCTTGGCACCCACTTCGCCGCCGGATACCGGGGCGTCCAGGTAGGCGGCGCCGGTGGCCTTGATCTTCTCGGCGAAGACCTTGGTGGCGGACGGGGAGATGGAGCTCATGTCGATCACCACCTTGCCGGCGCCGACGCCCTGGGCCACGCCGTTCTCCCGAAACAGGACGTCGTCGACCTGCGGGGTGTCCGGCACCATGATGATGATGAACTCGGCTTCCTGGGCGACTTCCTTCGGATTGGCCAGGGCCACGCCGTTGTCGCCCAGCAGGTCGGCCGGTGCCTTGTCGAAGTGCTCGGAGAAGAACAGGGTGTGGCCGGCTTTCTGCAGGTTCTGAGCCATGGGCTTGCCCATGATGCCGGTGCCGATGAATCCGATCTTGGCCATGTTGAATACCTCGTTCTTAGATGGCGTTATGGGTTTTCAGCCAGCCCAGGCCGGCAGCGGTGGTGGTGGCCGGCTTGTATTCACAGCCGATCCAGCCCTGGTAGCCGATGCGGTCCAGGTGCTCGAAGAGGAAGCGGTAGTTGATCTCGCCGGTGCCCGGCTCGTTGCGCCCCGGGTTGTCGGCGAGCTGCACGTGGTTGATGGCGGCGAGGTTGCCTTCCACGGTGCGGGCCAGGTCACCTTCCATGATCTGCATGTGGTAGATGTCGTACTGCAGGAACAGGTTGGCGCTGCCGACCTTTTCGCGGATGGCCAGGGCCTGGCGGGTGTTGTTCAGGTAAAAGCCCGGGATGTCGCGGGTGTTGATGGCTTCCATCACCAGCTTGATGCCGGCGGCCTCGAGCTTATCAGCGGCGAATTTCAGGTTGTCGACGAAGGTCTGCTCGACGGTGGCGCAGTCGATTCCCTGCGGGCGGATGCCGGCCAGGCAGTTGACCTGGGTGTTGCCCAGGACCTTGGCATAGGCAATGGCCTTGTCCACGCCGGCGCGGAATTCCTCGACGCGGTCGGGATGGCAGGCGATGCCACGCTCGCCCTTGGCCCAGTCACCGGCCGGCAGGTTGAACAGCACCTGTTCCAGCTTGTTGGCGTCCAGGCGGGCGCGGATTTCCTCGACCGGGAAGTCATAGGGGAAGAGGTACTCGACACCGCTGAAGCCGGCTTGGGCGGCAGCGGCGAAACGGTCCAGGAAGTCCACCTCGGTGAACAGCATGGACAGGTTGGCGGCAAAACGGGGCATGAGTGTCTCCTTCTGGTTCCCCAGGCCCCGCAAGCGGGGCAGGGGAGATGAAAGCCCCGCTCCCACCACGAATGGGAGCGGGGTAGACGGCAATCAATCCAGCAGCGAAATGGCGGTCGGGGCGTCGGCGCCGGACAGGGCCAGCTCCTCGAACTCGTTGACCGCGTTGATCTCGGTGCCCATGGAGATGTTGGTGACGCGCTCCAGGATGACTTCCACCACCACCGGTACGCGGAACTCCTCCATCAGCTTGCGGGCCTGGGCGAAGGCGGCCTGCAGGTCGTTGGCGTCGAACACGCGGATGGCCTTGCAACCCAGGCCCTCGACCACGGCTACGTGGTCCACGCCGTAGCCGTTCAGCTCCGGTGCGTTGACGTTCTCGAAGGACAGCTGCACGCAGTAGTCGATCTCGAAGCCACGCTGCGCCTGGCGGATCAGGCCCAGGTAGGAGTTGTTCACCAGCACGTGGATGTAGGGCAGGTTGAACTGCGCGCCGGCCGCCAGCTCCTCGATCATGAACTGGAAGTCGTAGTCGCCGGACAGGGCGACGACCTGGCGGCTCGGGTCGGCCTTGACCACGCCGAGCGCTGCCGGAATGGTCCAGCCCAGCGGGCCCGCCTGGCCACAGTTGATCCAGTGGCGCGGCTTGTAGACGTGCAGGAACTGGGCGCCGGCGATCTGCGACAGGCCGATGGTGCTGACGTAGCAGGTGTCCTTGCCGAAGAATTCGTTCATTTCTTCGTAGACGCGCTGGGGCTTGACCGGCACGTTCTCGAAGTGGGTCTTGCGGTGCAGGGTGCGCTTGCGCTCGCGGCAGGATTCCACCCAGGCGCTGCGGTCCTTCAGCTTGCCGGCGGCTTTCCACTCGCGGGCGACTTCGAGGAAGGCGTCCAGTGCCGAGCCGGCGTCGGAAACGATGCCGAGATCCGGCGTGAAGACGCGGCCGATCTGGGTGGGTTCGATGTCCACGTGGATGAAGCGGCGGCCCTGGGTGTAGACGTCGACGGAGCCGGTGTGGCGGTTGGCCCAGCGGTTGCCGATGCCGAACACCAGGTCGGATTCCAGCAGGGTGGCGTTGCCGTAGCGGTGCGAGGTCTGCAGACCGCACATGCCGGCCATCAGCGGGTGGTCGTCGGGGATGGTGCCCCAGCCCATCAGGGTCGGGATGACCGGAACGCCGGTCAGTTCGGCGAACTCCACCAGCTTGTCGGACGCGTCGGCGTTGATGATGCCGCCGCCCGACACGATCAGCGGACGCTCGGCCTCATTCAGCATAGCCAGGGCTTTCTCGGCCTGGATGCGGGTGGCACTGGGCTTGTTCACCGCCAGCGGCTGGTAGGCATCGATGTCGAACTCGATCTCGGCCATCTGCACGTCGAACGGCAGGTCGATCAGCACCGGGCCGGGACGGCCGCTGCGCATCTCGAAGAAGGCTTTCTGGAAGGCGTAGGGCACCTGGCCCGGCTCCAGGACGGTAGTCGCCCACTTGGTCACCGGCTTGACGATGCTGGTGATGTCGACGGCCTGGAAGTCTTCCTTGTGCATGCGGGCGCGCGGAGCCTGGCCGGTGATGCAGAGGATCGGGATGGAGTCGGCGGACGCCGAGTACAGGCCGGTGACCATGTCGGTGCCGGCAGGTCCGGAGGTGCCGATGCAGACGCCGATGTTGCCCGGGTTGGTGCGGGTGTAGCCCTCGGCCATGTGCGAGGCGCCCTCGACGTGACGGGCCAGTACATGGTCAACGCCGCCGATCTTGTTCAGGGCCGCATACAGCGGGTTGATGGCGGCGCCGGGGACGCCGAACGCGGTATCGACGCCTTCACGGCGCATCACCAGGACGGCAGCCTCGATTGCTCTCATTTTGGCCATGTTTTGTGCCT
This genomic window from Pseudomonas furukawaii contains:
- a CDS encoding 2-hydroxy-3-oxopropionate reductase, producing the protein MAKIGFIGTGIMGKPMAQNLQKAGHTLFFSEHFDKAPADLLGDNGVALANPKEVAQEAEFIIIMVPDTPQVDDVLFRENGVAQGVGAGKVVIDMSSISPSATKVFAEKIKATGAAYLDAPVSGGEVGAKAATLSIMVGGCPNAFERALPLFQAMGKNITRVGANGDGQTAKVANQIIVALNIQAVAEALLFAAKNGADPAKVREALMGGFAGSKILEVHGERMIKGTFDPGFRISLHQKDLNLALSGARELGLNLPNTANAQQVFSTCAAIGGSNWDHSALIKGLEHMANFSIREE
- the hyi gene encoding hydroxypyruvate isomerase, whose translation is MPRFAANLSMLFTEVDFLDRFAAAAQAGFSGVEYLFPYDFPVEEIRARLDANKLEQVLFNLPAGDWAKGERGIACHPDRVEEFRAGVDKAIAYAKVLGNTQVNCLAGIRPQGIDCATVEQTFVDNLKFAADKLEAAGIKLVMEAINTRDIPGFYLNNTRQALAIREKVGSANLFLQYDIYHMQIMEGDLARTVEGNLAAINHVQLADNPGRNEPGTGEINYRFLFEHLDRIGYQGWIGCEYKPATTTAAGLGWLKTHNAI
- the gcl gene encoding glyoxylate carboligase, whose protein sequence is MAKMRAIEAAVLVMRREGVDTAFGVPGAAINPLYAALNKIGGVDHVLARHVEGASHMAEGYTRTNPGNIGVCIGTSGPAGTDMVTGLYSASADSIPILCITGQAPRARMHKEDFQAVDITSIVKPVTKWATTVLEPGQVPYAFQKAFFEMRSGRPGPVLIDLPFDVQMAEIEFDIDAYQPLAVNKPSATRIQAEKALAMLNEAERPLIVSGGGIINADASDKLVEFAELTGVPVIPTLMGWGTIPDDHPLMAGMCGLQTSHRYGNATLLESDLVFGIGNRWANRHTGSVDVYTQGRRFIHVDIEPTQIGRVFTPDLGIVSDAGSALDAFLEVAREWKAAGKLKDRSAWVESCRERKRTLHRKTHFENVPVKPQRVYEEMNEFFGKDTCYVSTIGLSQIAGAQFLHVYKPRHWINCGQAGPLGWTIPAALGVVKADPSRQVVALSGDYDFQFMIEELAAGAQFNLPYIHVLVNNSYLGLIRQAQRGFEIDYCVQLSFENVNAPELNGYGVDHVAVVEGLGCKAIRVFDANDLQAAFAQARKLMEEFRVPVVVEVILERVTNISMGTEINAVNEFEELALSGADAPTAISLLD